The Salmo salar chromosome ssa19, Ssal_v3.1, whole genome shotgun sequence DNA window ggagtgtgtgagtgagtcagtctctttctgtgatgatacgtggagtgtgtgagtcagtctctttctgtgatgatacgtggagtgtgtgagccagtctctttctgtgatgatacgtggagtgtgtgagtgagtcagtctctttctgtgatgatacgtggagtgtgtgagtgagccagtctctttctgtgatgatacatggagtgtgtgagtgagccagtctctttctgtgatgatacgtggagtgtgtgagtgagccagtctctttctgtgatgatacgtggagtgtgtgagtgagtcagtctctttctgtgatgatacgtggagtgtgtgagtcagtctctttctgtgatgatacgtggagtgtgtgagtgagtcagtctctttctgtgatgatacgtggagtgtgtgagtgagtcagtctctttctgtgatgatacgtggagtgtgtgagtgagccagtctctttctgtgatgatacgtggagtgtgtgagtgagccagtctctttccgtgatgatacgtggagtgtgtgagtgagtcagtctctttctgtgatgatacgtggagtgtgtgagtcagtctctttctgtgatgatacgtggagtgagtcagtctctttctgtgatgatacgtggagtgtgtgagccagtctctttctgtgatgatacgtggagtgtgtgagtgagtcagtctctttctgtgatgatacgtggagtgtgtgagccagtctctttctgtgatgatacgtggagtgtgtgagtgagtcagtctctttctgtgatgatacgtggagtgtgtgagccagtctctttctgtgatgatacgtggagtgtgtgagtgagtcagtctctttctgtgatgatacgtggagtgtgtgagtgagacagtctctttctgtgatgatacgtggagtgtgtgagccagtctctttctgtgatgatacgtggagtgtgtgagtgagtcagtctctttctgtgatgatacgtggagtgtgtgtgtgagccagtctctttctgtgagaatacgtggagtgtgtgagtgagtcagtctctttctgtgatgatacgtggagtgtgtgagtgagtcagtctctttctgtgagaaTACGTGgactgtgtgagtgagtcagtctctttctgtgatgatacgtggagtgtgtgagtgagtctctttctgtgatgatacgtggagtgtgtgtgccagtctctttctgtgatgatacgtggagtgtgtgagtcagtctctttctgtgatgatacgtggagtgtgtgagtgagtcagtctctttctgtgatgatacgtggaatgtgtgagtgagccagtctctttctgtaatgatacgtggagtgtgtgagtcagtctctttctgtgatgatacgtggagtgtgtgagtgagccagtctctttctgtgatgatacgtggagtgtgtgagtgagccagtctctttctgtgatgatacgtggagtgtgtgagtgagccagtctctttctgtgatgatacgtggagtgtgtgagtgagtcagtctctttctgtgatgatacgtggagtgtgtgagtcagtctctttctgtgatgatacgtggagtgtgtgagtgagtcagtctctttctgtgatgatacgtggagtgtgtgagtgagtcagtctctttctgtgatgatacatggagtgtgtgagtgagccagtctctttctgtgatgatacgtggagtgtgtgagtgagacagtctctttctgtgatgatacgtggagtgtgtgagtcagtctctttctgtgatggtacgtggagtgtgtgagccagtctctttctgtgatgatacgtggagtgtgtgagtgagccagtctctttctgtgatgatacatggagtgtgtgagtgagccagtctctttctgtgatgatacgtggagtgtgtgagtgagccagtctctttctgtgatgatacgtggagtgtgtgagtgagtcagtctctttctgtgatgatacgtggagtgtgtgagtcagtctctttctgtgatgatacgtggagtgtgtgagtgagtcagtctctttctgtgatgatacgtggtgtgtgtgagtgagtcagtctctttctgtgatgatacgtggagtgtgtgagtgagccagtctctttctgtgatgatacgtggagtgtgtgagtgagccagtctctttctgtgatgatacgtggagtgtgtgtgtgagtcagtctctttctgtgatgatacgtggagtgtgtgagtcagtctctttctgtgatgatacgtggagtgtgtgtgtgatccagtctctttctgtgatgatacgtggagtgtgtgagtgagtcagtctctttctgtgatgatacgtggagtgtgtgagtgagtcagtctctttctgtgatgatacgtggagtgtgtgagtcagtctctttctgtgatgatacgtggagtgtgtcagtcagtctctttctgtgatgatacgttgagtgtgtgagtgagtcagtctctttctgtgatgatacgtggagtgtgtgagtgagtcagtctctttctgtgatgatacgtggagtgtgtcagtcagtctctttctgtgatgatacgtggagtgtgtgagtgagtcagtctctttctgtgatgatacgtggagtgtgtgagtgagtcagtctctttctgtgatgatacgtggagtgtgtgagtgagtcagtctctttctgtgatgatacgtggagtgtgtgagtgagtcagtctctttctgtgatgatacgtggagtgtgtgagtgagtcagtctctttctgtgatgatacgtggagtgtgtcagtcagtctctttctgtgatgatacgtggagtgtgtgagtgagtcagtctctttctgtgatgatacgtggagtgtgtgagtgagtcagtctctttctgtgatgatacgtggagtgtgtgagccagTTGTCCTGGTCCAAGTTTTCCAGTAGGGAGCCGTTTTGAGCACCCGCACCCCCaagctcttttctctctttctcctttaaaaacacagaaagacagaagagaagagagtcagccttCGAGAGCCCATCCTATCTTCCCTGGTCATCTCAACTCTTACATTATCCTACTAAGCCTGCCTTTTCCTTAATAAACCTTTACAAACTACACACTGTCATGAACTTTCAATTGTGTACGTGaaagagtgtgcatgtgtgtgtctacatCAGAGAGTCCTACCTGTCCTGTCGGCACGGTCTGACAGCTTGTATCGCCACTATTTTAATGTGTTTACGTGCATGAGTGAGGGAGTGTGTGGGTGTAGATCTGTCTGAGCTTAAAACCATTCTACCTGCTGGTACTGTTGGACGGTTTCTTCCTCCTGCTGTATGCGGTGGAGCACCAGAGGGTCTGGTTTGTGGCTCCCAGGAACAGTAGAACTCTCTGGACGGTCTGTACTGCAGATCTCACAGCCAGGCCACGTGGGCTTGTTTATGTACGTACAAAAGGGGCAGGCCCaaccctgagacacacagcaAGACCGTCTTTGCAGGTGTGTATATggatatctactgtatgtcaacTTACAGCATCTAGGTATGTATCAGTTATGTTGAGGGTGAAATCCATTTAGCTGAGTCAAATAGGTATTCCATTATTACCAAGGGGTATTGTACAGAGCTTGTGTGTACCTGAGGGCCTGATTTCTTGGGACTAAGTGCATCATTGAGTTGTGGCATCTCCAGGTTGATGAAGTCTTTGATTTCACTGATGTTCAGCCTCTCTGTCCCCGCTACACTTGGCCCTGTTCCATTTGAACCTACAGGGACAGGAACAACGCTTTGTCAGGAGGGCGCCAACAATGGGTCCTTATGTAAATGGTTTGTTTGTGTTTAGCAGTCTCACCCTTGATGCTGTGGCTCAGTCTGAGTGGCAGGGTACTGTAACCCCTCCAGTCCTGGGATGTGGGGCAGTTGCTGGGGGGCCCGTGAGGTGGGGTAGCGGGGGTGAGGAAGGTATTCTCCTGGTCCTGCTGGAGCAGCTGCCGTGTGAGGCAGGCGGAGAGGAGGTACAGGAAGGCCGTGTCTCCATCCCAGCTTACCCCATATGATGCCAGAGAGCGCTGCTCGGCACACAGACACTGGCCGATGACCCAGCTCTGCACCCGCGGATGGAAGCCATACTCCAGGAATACttaggagacagagggacagacaaataaacgttgacagaaaggttaacatcatgTTAAAACTATTTTATAGCTAAATCATTTTATAGagaactgaatttaaatgtaaaaaataaataaaactcttGTTTAAGCTGTTCAGACTGACCTGATGCTTGAGTATTGCAATGGTTGTGTGGGGGAGGACTTTCACCGTGACACAACAGGAAGATGAAGAATCCTCAACCACTGCAGCCAAGCTTTCACAGAAAGATACAATCGTCAACTCCTAAAATATGCATTTCCTGTCCTACAAAATTGAATTCTTCAATAACTTTCTCTTCTTCTACCCAGTAGCTCTCATGCTCTTAACCCTCTCACCTAACCTCTGTGTCTCCGTAGCTCCTATCAGAGGGCTGGATCTTCAGCCCTGCCTGCTGATAAGCCAGGGCGGCAGCGTAGATGGAGGCCTCCTGGATGTCACCAGCCTCGATGGCCCTGGTCAGGTCAGCACACATCTCCTCTACAGACCAGTGGACACAAGGAAGAAACCAAGAGGCAGGGACAGTGAGCCATTGAAAAGGGTAGAAACTAGGCCGATCCAATACTGTACGCCCAACCGCTATTAAGTATTCACGTGAAGCATAAGGGCAATTCGGAATTACGCCTACACtccgatttttcactttaaaatgtatgccaaacgaAAACCAATGATTGAAAAGTCAAACAAACTATACaatatgcacaaggactacttttaacaatttccacagaaaatgttacaaagacacatttacttgaagaacagtactgttgcaaagtttggtaacagaatgacgggcAGTGCTTTTTGTTCCATCATATAGAGTTATAtagtttaactttgcaatcatagGTTTtcgtttggcatacattttaaagtgaaaaatctgagtctctgCTTAATTCTGTTCATGTGGAATTTCCCATAATGCAACCATATTGTGTAGGGCTATCTGTGCGTGGTAAGGCACTGGAGCTGGACATCTCTAAGGCctccagaggcagctgtctgtcATCGGTGGGAGGGCTGTCTGCCACTGAGgggtcaggagaggaggagagaggggactcTGGTTATTTGAGCACAGGAAGGCTAGGAAGAGAATTCAGTGGACAAACAGGTCAGAGAGAATAgagatacagtggcaagaaaaagtatgtgaaccctttggaaatacctggatttctgcataaattggtcatacaattgtatctgatcttcatctaggtcacaagaataggcaaacacagtctgcttaaactaataatacACAAACAATtctacattttcatgtctttattgaacacaccgtgtaaatattcacagtgcagggtgggaaaagtatgtgaaccctagaatttaataactggttgaccctcctttggcagcaataacctcaaccaaacgaggtttgcggatcagacctgcacaatcaatggtcaggaggaattttggaccattcctctttgcaaaactgtttcagttaagcaatattcttgggatgtctagtgtgaactgctctcgaggtcatgccacagcatctcaatcgggttgaggtcaggactaggactgggccactccagaaggcgtattttcttctgttgaagccattctgttgttgatttacttctgtgttttgggtcgttctcctgttgcgtcacccaacttctgttagcttttggagaagtcattagcttaggggttcacatactttttccaacctacactttgaatgtttaaatgacgtattcaatatagacaaaaaAATACAGTAATTAGTGTGTTAGTTTAAGCACACAGTTTGTCTATTGTCGTGATTTAgaagaagatcagatcaaatttgatgaccaatttatgcagaaatctaggtaattccaaagggttaacATACGTTTTCTTGCCATTGTAGATGGTGACTGACCCCTATGTGCCTCTCTGAGTCATGACATCCCCACGGTGGCCCACTCCTGAGCCTCCTGCTGGCAGTGGAAGTTGATGCTGATGTGGTCATGAGGGGGCATGGCCAAACTCAGCTTGTGGCATTTTGCAGACTTCACCTCATAGTGTAGCGACCTCAGGTCAAACTCTGCAATGGACTGGAAGACATGAGAGAAGAAAAGTGAAGCTCATTTTATCACACTAAAATAGTCCGCCTACCAGAGTTTGTTCCCTGGTAGTATGACTGTAGTTATTGTACTGATGTCATGTTGGAGCTGTTTTTGGAAGAGATTGGACAGCATAgcagtaatgtacagtatataaaccTAGCGGGAATGTTTGATGACAAGAATGTAGTTCAACTATTTGTTTTAGTATAAATTATCTGTTTCAAAGAACTGACAGTTCAATGAATGCCTGTCAAAATTAAGCATGAGACCAGGGATAATGTAATAGTGTAACGGCAAAACCTTCTGTAAATCCATGCCTGCCTGCTTGGTAATAATGAAAACATAATGCTGTCTTACCACACTCCGACCCGTTGTTCCGCTAGTGTCCCGTAGCATGAGACGGAATTCCCCGGTCTTCCCGGGGTGTATACAGAGCTGGAGACGGACTGACTCATCACCTGCCTCTGGAAGACACAACAACCGAATACCAGAATTGCAAACTGACACCCGTACCGACATCAAGACTGTATGGCAGCCAGTTTGTGAGGCTCCATAGCTAGGTATAGATGAGGACGGGTCCGGAGGAGGGGTGTGAGTAGTCCACCCGCCTGAGCTCAGCGACATTCCACCGAAAGCCTCATGCGGTGTTTGGAGACGTCAAGACACTGTTCCCGGTGTGTTTACCACCACTCCAGTTTTGCCAGAAGCGATTGTTGTTAGTATTCCAATAAAAATATCAGTTTCATCGTAGTCCCTTAATTTACCAagctcacaacaacaacaacaacaacaagcgaAGAACGGGCAGGAACAAAGTGCGCTCTCTGTGGTATCGCAtggccacagatagaacaatgagccagatatttcaccatatgtataaatgtgaagcatccggttgttGTTTCcgctcactaccaaatatggtgatgagaggaattGCAGTGGCCaaaagtgggagaagatggagcgagatggattttggccgacattctgcaaatttactcatcgattaaacatttgatctccatacagttttctgtttccaaaactagaatctgtaaaACACATAGTTGACTGCGTTGTGTAGACTTTGCCAAAGTAAAAAAATacgttgtttagaaggagtgcaagggcgaattgagttatCACACACGCGCACTTCAGAGTGGGCGTTCCCTAGCAGaaaaatgcaaataaatgctagaacgcgccaataggatctcactagctcACTGGCTCTGCCCACGTCCTTGCTTGTTTTGCACACTGTGATTAATTTTCttccattggaaacgacaggttctggtctatcttgggttagttatacacATCTTTGGTTTGGCTGTCTCTCGCCGTCGCTCGTGCTGCCAATCATTGCGCCCCACTAAGTTGTAACCATGTACTTACTACACAACAAGACATTTGTGCATCTTGACTGCTGTTCGAAAACATTTTCATTTTCCTCCATTTCTCAAAATCAGGTTAAGGAATT harbors:
- the LOC106579568 gene encoding ranBP-type and C3HC4-type zinc finger-containing protein 1-like yields the protein MCADLTRAIEAGDIQEASIYAAALAYQQAGLKIQPSDRSYGDTEVSPPPHNHCNTQASVFLEYGFHPRVQSWVIGQCLCAEQRSLASYGVSWDGDTAFLYLLSACLTRQLLQQDQENTFLTPATPPHGPPSNCPTSQDWRGYSTLPLRLSHSIKGSNGTGPSVAGTERLNISEIKDFINLEMPQLNDALSPKKSGPQGWACPFCTYINKPTWPGCEICSTDRPESSTVPGSHKPDPLVLHRIQQEEETVQQYQQEKERKELGGAGAQNGSLLENLDQDNWLTHSTYHHRKRLTHSHTPRIITERD